A stretch of the Thiocystis violascens DSM 198 genome encodes the following:
- a CDS encoding NAD(P)-binding protein, producing the protein MATSSDEMKTKPSWRRFEDGNHVWDKLTDKIFNQDTSHKCPTYVHKTPPCQGSCPSGEDIRGWLQIVRGLEQPPAGMDRHEYAFRRSTDANPFPSMMGRVCPAPCQDGCNRNELEDFVGINAVEQFIGDTAIANGYKFDAAPADTGKRVAIIGGGPAGLAAAYNLRRKGHACTIFESNEGLGGMFRFGIPGYRVPRDKLDAEIQRILDLGQVEVKLKTRVGTDVSVEQLEKDYDAILWAIGCQSGRGLPVPGWQDTPNCVSGVAFLKAYNEGRMKFTAGKVVCVGGGDTSIDVVSVARRLGHITKTGNSDLPETVIRDGYVAHDAANAAAAEGAEVTLTSLFTRDKMTASEHEVEDANREGVTILDGVMPVEVIKDANGRATGLKVADCVMTDGRPTPVDGTERVLAADLIVSAIGQGGDLSGLEKFDNGRGLMDSDKFYQVPGKAGHFVAGDIIRPHLLTTAIGQAWIAVESIDAYINQAEHKRRPKVDVHHFNLLDKMTEAHLAPEAFKPAERGDMRGTSSANYAIHNYEDRSGAEVIPHDELFLGHFNFQPRNLRKEEVPSAEDVLGHFHERVIGLTEAEAIDEAKRCMSCGMCFECDNCVIFCPQDAVFRVDKNSRTTGRYVDTDYARCIGCHICADVCPTGYIKMGLGE; encoded by the coding sequence ATGGCGACTTCCAGCGACGAGATGAAGACCAAGCCCTCATGGCGCCGTTTTGAAGACGGCAATCATGTTTGGGACAAACTGACCGACAAGATCTTCAATCAGGACACTTCCCACAAGTGTCCGACCTATGTCCACAAAACGCCTCCCTGTCAGGGAAGCTGTCCCTCGGGCGAGGACATTCGCGGCTGGCTGCAGATCGTGCGCGGACTGGAGCAGCCGCCAGCGGGCATGGACCGGCATGAGTACGCCTTCCGCCGCTCCACCGACGCCAATCCCTTTCCGTCCATGATGGGTCGGGTCTGTCCCGCGCCCTGTCAGGACGGCTGCAACCGCAATGAGCTTGAGGATTTCGTCGGCATCAACGCGGTCGAGCAATTCATCGGCGATACCGCCATCGCCAACGGCTATAAGTTCGACGCCGCGCCGGCCGACACCGGCAAGCGCGTCGCCATCATCGGCGGCGGCCCGGCCGGTCTGGCGGCGGCCTATAACCTGCGCCGCAAGGGGCATGCCTGCACCATTTTCGAGTCGAACGAGGGTCTCGGCGGCATGTTCCGCTTCGGCATCCCCGGCTATCGCGTCCCGCGCGACAAGCTCGACGCCGAGATTCAGCGCATCCTCGATCTGGGCCAGGTCGAGGTCAAACTCAAGACCCGCGTCGGCACCGATGTCAGCGTCGAACAGCTCGAAAAGGACTATGACGCCATCCTCTGGGCGATCGGCTGTCAGTCCGGGCGCGGTCTGCCGGTGCCGGGTTGGCAGGACACGCCGAACTGCGTCTCGGGCGTCGCCTTCCTCAAGGCGTATAACGAAGGCCGCATGAAGTTCACCGCGGGCAAGGTGGTCTGCGTCGGCGGCGGCGATACCTCCATCGACGTGGTCTCGGTCGCGCGCCGGCTCGGTCACATCACCAAGACCGGCAACAGTGATCTGCCCGAAACCGTCATCCGCGATGGCTACGTGGCGCACGATGCCGCGAACGCCGCCGCCGCCGAGGGCGCCGAGGTGACCCTCACCTCGCTATTCACCCGCGACAAGATGACCGCCTCCGAACACGAGGTTGAGGACGCGAACCGCGAGGGCGTGACTATTCTCGACGGCGTCATGCCGGTCGAGGTCATCAAGGATGCCAACGGCCGCGCGACCGGGCTGAAGGTCGCCGACTGCGTCATGACCGATGGCCGTCCGACGCCCGTCGACGGCACCGAGCGCGTGCTGGCCGCCGACCTGATCGTCTCCGCCATCGGGCAGGGCGGGGATCTCTCCGGTCTGGAAAAGTTCGACAATGGCCGCGGTCTGATGGACTCCGACAAGTTCTATCAGGTGCCGGGGAAGGCGGGGCATTTCGTCGCCGGCGACATTATCCGCCCGCATCTGCTGACCACCGCCATCGGCCAGGCCTGGATCGCCGTCGAATCCATCGACGCCTATATCAATCAGGCCGAGCACAAGCGCCGCCCCAAGGTCGACGTGCATCACTTCAATCTGCTGGACAAGATGACCGAGGCGCATCTGGCCCCGGAAGCCTTCAAACCAGCCGAGCGCGGCGACATGCGCGGGACGTCTTCCGCGAACTACGCCATCCACAACTACGAGGATCGCTCGGGCGCCGAGGTCATCCCGCACGACGAACTTTTCCTGGGACACTTCAACTTCCAGCCGCGCAATCTGCGCAAGGAAGAAGTGCCAAGTGCCGAGGACGTGCTGGGTCATTTCCACGAGCGCGTCATCGGATTGACCGAGGCCGAGGCGATCGACGAGGCCAAGCGCTGCATGAGCTGCGGCATGTGCTTCGAGTGCGACAACTGCGTCATCTTCTGCCCGCAGGACGCCGTCTTCCGGGTCGACAAGAACAGTCGGACAACCGGCCGTTACGTGGATACCGACTATGCCCGCTGCATCGGTTGCCACATCTGTGCCGATGTCTGTCCGACCGGCTACATCAAGATGGGACTGGGCGAGTAA
- a CDS encoding cytochrome c3 family protein, whose protein sequence is MATAVLRASLVAVGLVWTLAVQTVQAEDVKRYVVEGSRAAGLESCVEPTERMRRQHMEFIKHQRIATVHEGIRTEKYSLSGCVDCHISYDQERVPRPINDPDQFCGACHAFAAIDLNCFDCHAAVPNGARLDATAIAAHRAAGVGPLVQSRRDGEDR, encoded by the coding sequence ATGGCTACAGCCGTACTCAGAGCCAGCCTCGTCGCCGTCGGATTGGTCTGGACGCTTGCCGTCCAGACCGTTCAGGCGGAGGACGTGAAGCGTTACGTGGTCGAAGGCTCGCGGGCCGCGGGGCTTGAATCCTGTGTCGAGCCAACCGAACGGATGCGCCGTCAACACATGGAGTTCATCAAGCATCAACGTATCGCCACGGTTCATGAAGGCATCCGAACCGAGAAATACAGCCTGTCCGGTTGTGTCGACTGCCATATCAGCTACGACCAGGAACGGGTTCCCAGGCCAATCAACGATCCGGATCAGTTCTGTGGCGCCTGCCATGCGTTCGCCGCCATCGACCTGAATTGCTTCGACTGTCACGCCGCCGTGCCCAATGGGGCGCGACTCGATGCCACGGCCATTGCCGCGCATCGGGCGGCGGGTGTCGGGCCGTTGGTCCAGTCTCGTCGCGATGGAGAGGACCGCTGA
- the dsrK gene encoding sulfate reduction electron transfer complex DsrMKJOP subunit DsrK — protein sequence MAKATFVVPELTQYTEVPAVTSGAMAHSLPFVSKPEFQEPLGFPGELVDDWQAKAIDKMDDLLGKYRSLRVYLDSCVKCGACTDKCHYYLGTSDPKNMPVGRQDLMRKVYRRYFTLAGRFFPKLVGAEDFTKEVLDDWYSYFHQCSQCRRCSVFCPYGIDTAEISMAAREIMDSIGVGQKYCNEIIAKVYKIGNNLGLPGPALADTLEGLEEDVFDDTGVKVRFPIDEEGAEILLVTPSADFFAEPHVDGLIGYGKVFHEAGISWTLSSHASEAANFGMFIGSYENMRRVSQRIREAAIKLKVKRIIFGECGHAWRVAYSFLNTLAGPWDFLDPRYPVPQHICEFTHDLIQRGKLTFDKSENDDKVLTYHDSCNVARASRMGDVPGGQFDIPRDIIRAVCNHFYDMDEDTIRDRTFCCGGGGGLLTDDLMELRVKGAKPRLDALNNVIQEKGVTHMAAICAICKTQFSKVLPYYGMEMDQIISLHQLVGDAIVLTPGPDDDAEDDDLDDEDDLNEE from the coding sequence ATGGCCAAGGCAACATTTGTAGTTCCGGAATTGACCCAGTACACCGAAGTTCCGGCGGTCACTTCCGGTGCGATGGCGCACAGCTTGCCGTTCGTGTCGAAGCCGGAGTTTCAGGAGCCGCTGGGCTTTCCGGGCGAACTGGTCGATGACTGGCAAGCCAAGGCCATCGACAAGATGGACGACCTGCTGGGCAAATATCGCTCTTTGCGGGTCTATCTCGATTCCTGCGTCAAGTGCGGTGCCTGCACCGACAAGTGTCATTATTACCTGGGTACCAGCGACCCCAAAAACATGCCGGTCGGGCGTCAGGATCTGATGCGCAAGGTCTATCGGCGCTACTTCACGCTGGCGGGCCGGTTTTTTCCGAAACTGGTCGGCGCCGAGGACTTCACCAAGGAAGTGCTCGACGACTGGTACAGCTATTTCCACCAGTGTTCGCAGTGCCGCCGTTGCTCGGTTTTCTGTCCCTATGGGATCGACACGGCCGAAATTTCGATGGCCGCGCGCGAGATCATGGACAGCATTGGCGTCGGGCAGAAATACTGTAACGAAATCATCGCCAAGGTCTACAAGATTGGCAACAATCTCGGGCTGCCCGGCCCCGCGCTGGCCGATACTCTGGAAGGACTGGAAGAAGACGTCTTCGACGACACCGGCGTCAAGGTCCGTTTCCCGATCGACGAGGAAGGCGCCGAGATCCTGCTGGTCACCCCCTCGGCGGATTTCTTCGCCGAACCCCATGTCGACGGTCTGATCGGTTACGGCAAGGTCTTCCATGAGGCGGGGATTTCCTGGACCCTGAGTTCGCATGCCTCGGAAGCGGCCAACTTCGGCATGTTCATCGGTTCCTACGAGAACATGCGCCGCGTGTCTCAACGCATCCGCGAAGCCGCCATCAAGCTCAAGGTCAAGCGCATCATCTTCGGCGAGTGCGGTCATGCCTGGCGCGTCGCTTACAGTTTTCTGAACACCCTGGCCGGCCCCTGGGATTTCCTGGATCCGCGCTATCCGGTGCCGCAGCATATCTGCGAGTTCACCCACGACCTGATCCAACGCGGCAAGCTGACCTTCGACAAGAGCGAGAACGACGACAAGGTTCTGACCTATCACGATAGTTGCAACGTGGCCCGCGCCTCGCGCATGGGCGACGTGCCGGGCGGTCAGTTCGATATTCCGCGCGACATTATTCGGGCGGTCTGCAACCATTTTTACGACATGGACGAGGACACCATCCGCGACCGGACCTTCTGTTGCGGCGGCGGCGGCGGTCTGCTGACCGACGATCTGATGGAGCTTCGGGTCAAGGGCGCCAAGCCCCGTCTCGATGCGCTGAACAATGTCATTCAGGAAAAGGGCGTCACCCACATGGCCGCCATCTGCGCCATCTGCAAGACGCAGTTCAGCAAGGTGTTGCCCTACTACGGCATGGAGATGGATCAGATCATCAGTCTGCATCAACTGGTGGGGGATGCCATCGTGCTGACTCCCGGACCCGATGACGACGCCGAGGATGATGACCTCGACGACGAAGACGACCTGAACGAAGAATAA